GTCTTCTTCGCCCTCTCAACTTTGATTAGCCCCCTCAACAATCTTCATCAAGCTCCACTACTGCTCATGGTGGTGGCTGGTCAGTATCCATCCGTTGTTGTATGCAGGCACAGGCCGACTAGTTTCTTGTGATCAGCAATATGTACTTCCTCCATGGCATGGACCAACTTCTTTTGGTGTTTCCAATATTTACTTGCTCCTTTGGGCTACCGACGAAATTCGGCTTCTCTGCTTTTCGTAGCAATTTCCTGTGTGTGGTCGTTAGTGATACGCAGCAACACACACATGCGTACAAATTCTTTATGTCTGGTTGCATCAGACCTGCAAGCATGAATGCACATATATGATTGAGCAACAACTAACAAGACATATTGGAATCTTACTGCTTTTGGTTGCCCATAATATTTTCGTTTCACCATATTGCGTATATATATAGGGGCAGTGTTGCAGGCTCACAGGTAATGGTTTCTAGCATGTAGGAGTCATAGTATCTGGCAGCCTTTAGGTGGTCAGGACAAGTGCCGTATCGCACAGGTGTTCTTCGGAGCAGATTTGGTAACCCATCTGTTCTTTGACCTTTTATGCTACTTATAATCATGTTATAGTTCACTAATTTCTGTAATCAACTAATTAACAGCACGCAACTGAGCGTTGCCCACAACGGGCATAACCGACAACAAATGGTGTGTATAGAAATAAATTTACAGCACTTGGCATTGCCAACGGAACATCATAGACGTGCAAGACTTGTTGTTACCAAATGAGAGCGATGCAGATCAACTGAAAAGTATTTTGAAGTCCATGTATCACAGGAATAATTTAGTGCATTGCCTAGGTCACTGGTACAGGCACATCAGTTTCAGTAACAGAGTCAGTCTCTAGATGTTCTCTTGTCTAGAAAAACATTTTCAGTATCCTAAACTGCGCTGATCTAACAAATTAAGGCAACCAGTACCACCATTCAGGTTTCAGTTTAGATATATGAAGAGCTAGGCTGAATCAAAGTTTAGATATATGAGAGAAAGCGGGGCGGACTGGCGGCAAAAAAGAAAAGGATGGGAGCCACTACTGGGCCTCGCGTGGCACATCCACAAGGCGTATGATCAAATTGCGTTTTGTATGGAAAATGCTTTGTTTTCGCTGGCTgataagggcatctccaatgctATCATCTAAAAGGGTCCGCAGATCACGTCCGAACACATCCGCGTACATGATAACATAAATGGGTGATCCAGCCATGTCCTTCAGATAGGAATCAAATCTGAACAGTAGTGGTGAGACAGGCGAAGCACATTGCACAAGCTTGCAGAGTTACAGAGTTAGAGGGAGTGAGAGAAGGGGAGGGATGAGTGAAGTAGCATTGGGTGAAATTCACCTTGACGTGTTGACATCAGCCACGCTCGCCTCCTCGACGCGCCACACCTATGAGCAATAACACCTAATTATTCACAAATAATATCCTGCATTGATTGCTTATTATTCAATGAAACCTGGCAGTATGACACAACACATCTCTAAATATAAACTGTATTAGAACCTTTAACTTGCACAACCATGTAAAATGTAACATGACTACAACTAGCTTATTTAAAGTATTCAGTGGTGTCACACATGGCGAATGAAAGACCATGTTGATATAGGTCCCATGTACACTTGTTTATCAACTCACATCGCATAGTCAAGAATGAAAAGGGCCAATTCTACCTAAATGCTAGTATTGCTGTTGAGCAATACATGGGCATAACCGGCATCACAAAGACATAAATATATCAAGTTTTATATGAATCACACTTGATAACTCCGTGCGGCTGAATAATGACGACAACCAAAGAATATATATAACGCGTCATTCCTCTATGTTAAAAACTGCTAGATATGTGCTTCAAAATTATAAGCATTATAGACATGTATTGATGTATGTGCTTAAAAAAGAAGCAGATAATCCAAGTTGAATTATCGGACATGTATTGATGTCCAATAATCCAGTATAGAAACTAAAGCAGATAATTCAGGTCGATGACGATGGCCTCCTCCCAGGCTAAGATGTATGTGCTTCAAAAGTTGCATGACCAATAACGGAAAGCATTAACTTTGATAAAGTGTAGAAGCAAACTGAAACTGCAGGTTTGTTTCATTCTAATACCAACACATAAAAGACGAACACTTCATAACTGAAAGGAGTAACAAATTGTTAGAGTTTGAGTAGTTTACTTCATGTAATCTTAacctatctctctctctctctctctctctctcgtatctCTCTCTATCTCTTATACCGAACCAGATTGGAGTTCTCTCTGGTCTCTCTTGTACGCCACGGCAAGGCATTGTTTGCCCCATATAAATATACACGACGCGGCTCCCTCGAGGAGTAGGAACGCTTATACCAAATCTTTCATGGTATACAGAGCTAGCCTCTTCCCTATCATCTAGCAACACACAAAAAACCAGAACCCTAGCGCCCTTCCATCACCATCATCATGAGCTCCAGCGCCGTCGGCCTCAACCTCGGCGCTCCACCAACAGAGAAGCTCGCGAGGGGGAACTACCTCCTATGGAAGGCGCAAGTTCTGCCGGCTCTGCGAGGCGCGCAGGTGACCGGTCTTCTCGACGGCAGCGATGCAGCGCCGCCGAAAACAGTGGAGATCGCCAAGGCGGACAAGACCACGGCCATCGAGCCGAATCCACTGTATGGTCCATGGATTGCCAAAGATCAGCAGGTCCTAAGTTATCTGCTGAATTCGCTCACTCCAGAAATCCTCGCGCAAGTTATCGGTAAGGAAAGTACCCTTGATCTATGGACCGCCCTTACCACGATATTTGCTGCGCAGTCGCAATCACGAATAACAAACCTGAGGATCGCCATCTCCAACACCAAGAAGGGCAACATGTCCAGCAATGCTTTCATCACCAAGATGAAAAGCCTCGGAGACGAGCTTGCGGCAGCAGGTCGTCCGCTGACAGATGGAGAGATGGTGGACTATATCCTCGCCGGACTCGATCGGGATTACGATCCCGTCGTTGCAGCAGTTGGCGCCATCAAGAATTCCATCTCTGTTGATGATCTTTTCTCGCAGATTTCCGCTTTCGATCAGAGGATGGAGATGCTTGGCGATGGACCAGGCTTTCGTTCTTCAGCCAATGCCATGTACAGGGGGCGTGGCCAGTCTCGGGGCAGAGGAGGCCGCGGACGAAGAGGGCGTGGTCGCTCTGACCGTGCTCCCTCTCCTCCTGTTCGCACCGGTGGGAACAGCGGCTACCAGCAGCGTCAACGCCAGCCACCACCACATCAGTATCAGCAGCAGCATGAGGGTGATTACCCCGAGTGCcagatatgttacaaataccatGCTGGCGGCGCTAGGGACTGCTGGGATCGGTACAAGGAAGATCATCAGGAAAGGAAGAAGGTTAACCTCGTCACCAACTCGTATGGCATCGACACTAACTGGTATGCAGATTCGGGTGCTACCGAGCATATCACAGGAGAGCTTGATAAGTTGACGATGCGGGAGAAATACCATGGAGGTGACCAAGTTCACACGGCAAGCGGAGCTGGTATGGATATTACTCATATTGGTAACTCAATTGTTAAAACCCCTCAGAAAAAATTTCGTCTCAACAATGTCTTACATATCCCTCATGCATCAAAAAATCTTGTCTCTGTTCATCGTTTTACACGTGACAATAATGTTCTCATCATATTCTACCCTTACTCTTTTGTGATTAAGGATTTGGCAACGAGGAGAGTCATCCTTAGAGGAAGATGCGAGGGAGGTCTCTATCCAATCACATCATCTTCTTCTACGTCAGAGTCAAATAAACAAGCTTGGAGTGTCACCAAACCATCTTCAGAAAAGTGGCATCGACGCTTGGGTCATCCATCTTCAGTTATAGTTCAGCATGTCATTAGCAAAAATAAACTTCCTTTTGTGTCTAGTATCGAGTCAGTTTGTGATGCGTGTCAACAAGCAAAAAGTCATGAATTACCATATCCCATCTCTACTAGTGTATCTACTACTCCGTTACAACTTATCTTTTCAGATGTTTGGGGACCAGCCCCCACTTCAGTCGGTAGATTTTCTTATTATGTAAGCTTTATTGATGACTATAGCAAGTTTACTTGGATTTATTTGCTAAAGAAGCGATCCGATGTCTTTCAAGTTTTTAGCAACTTTCAAAGTCTTGTTGAACGTCAACTGAACTCTAAAATTCTTGCCATGCAAACAGACTAGGGAGGTGAGTATGAGAAACTTAATTCCTTTTTTCAAAAGATTGGAATTTCTCACCATGTATCCTGTCCCCATGCTCACCAACAGAATGGTTCTGCTGAACGAAAGCATCGCCACATTGTTGAAGTAGGACTAGCATTGCTAGCTCATGCATCTATGCCTCTCAAATTCTGGGATGAGGCCTTTCTCGCCGCAACATACCTTATCAATATTCGCCCCAGTAAagtcatcaaatttgaaaatccTATCACTCGTCTTTTTGGTATTACTCCTGATTATACATCCCTACGCATATTTGGTTGTGCATGTTGGCCGAATCTTCGACCATACAACACACGCAAACTTGCGTTTCGTTCCAAACAATGTGTTTTCTTGGGTTATAGTCCTATACACAAAGGGGTCAAATGTCTTGATGTCTCTACTGGCAGAGTCTATATATCTAGGGATGTTGTCTTTGATGAATCTGTGTTTCCTTTCAAGTCACTTCATCCAAACGCCGGTGCCCTTCTTCGAAAAGAAATTCTTCTACTTACGGAGTTTGATCAAGGGGGTGATAACAATTGTGCTAACCAATGTGCTAATATTTCTTCTAGTTCTACTCCTGGTACTATGCCTGTGCAGGTGCATGAAGAAAACGGCGTTCAAAACGGTCAAGATGATCAAAATCCGGTACAAATTGATGCTATATTTGATGTGTATGAGGAAGAAGCAGCAGGCGTGGAGCACGAGGAGGATGCGGCGGCGCCTGCCACGCCTGCGCGCCGATCCGCCTTGGATCACGGGCGGAGATCTGCGCGGGATCACGCGCCTGTCAGCCGACAGGGGAATCAGCCGTCCCCGGCCCGCTCCGCATCTGCCACGTCAGCGCGCATGCAAGGGACAGGAGAGGACACAGGATCTCCCTCGTCCGGCGCGCACATGCAGGGAACAGGAGCGCCAGGCTCGGGATTCTCTGCTCCGGATTACTCTGTGGACTCGGCCATCGCTAGTTCGGGTCAAGCCACACCGGGGTCTACTGGATCCGGTACACCAGCCCGGTCTGCACACATGGATGGGTCGCCAGGATCTTCTGCCACCAGCCAGTCTTTGCAATCTCCTGTGCAACAGCAAGAACAGCCTGCTACTACTTCAAGGATCATGACCCGGCTACAAAAAGGTATTAGAAACCCCAAAATAAGAAGAGATGGCACTATACCATATGGTATGTTATGTGTTTCAGGTGAACCAGCAAGGTTGAATGATGCACTTGGAGATCCTAAATGGAGAAAGGCTATGGATGAAGAGTATGATGCACTCATGAAGAATAAAACATGGCACTTGGTGCCAAGTCAGAGAGGTAAAAATATTATTGACTGCAAGTGGGTCTATAGAATTAAAAGAAAAGCAGATGGCTCCATTGATAGGTATAAAGCACGTCTAGTTGCAAAAGGATTTAAGCAACGGTATGGTATTGATTATGAGGATACCTTTAGTCCAGTTGTAAAAGCTGCTACTATAAGACTTGTGCTAGCCATTGCTGTTTCCAGGGGATGGAGTCTTCGACAGCTAGATGTTCAGAACGCGTTTCTgcatggtgttctggaagaggaGGTCTATATGAGGCAACCACCAGGATATGAAAACAAACAAACACCTCATTATGTTTGCAAGCTTGACAAAGCCCTTTATGGTCTGAAACAGTCACCTAGAGCATGGTTCTCAAGGCTAAGTTCACAGTTGAAGCATCTTGGGTTTATTCCATCCAAGGCAGATACATCTCTCTTCATTTATAATAAGGCAAACACAATGATTTTTGTGCTcatatatgtggatgatattataGTTGCAAGCTCTTCACAAGATGCCACTAATGCTCTCCTGCGTGATTTGAGTTCAGAATTTGCTTTGAAGGATCTTGGTGATTTACATTTCTTCTTAGGCATTGAAGTTAAGAAGACTCAAGATGGCATAGTGTTGAATCAAGAAAAATATGCCACTGAACTTCTAACTCGTATGGGAATGAAGGATTGCAAACCCTCACCTACACCATTGTCTTCTTCAGAACAACTTTCAGCATATCAAGGAGAACCTCTTAATGAAGAGGAGAGCACAAAATATAGAAGTGTTGTTGGAGCCCTACAATACTTAACTTTGACACGACCAGACATATCATTTGCTGTAAACAAGGTTTGTCAATATTTACATGCTCCTACCTCCACTCATTGGACGTCTGTCAAAAGGATTGTACGATACATTAAACACACTGTGAGTTTGGGACTTCAGTTCAGACGTTCTAGTTCCACACTTGTCAGTGCTTTCTCTGATGCTGATTGGGCAGGATGTGTTGATGACAGAAAGTCAACTGGAGGATTTGCAGTATTTTTTGGTTCAAACCTTATTTCTTGGAGTGCCATAAAACAAGCCACTGTGTCAAGGTCAAGTACAGAGGCTGAATACAAATCACTAGCAAATGCAACTGCTGAAATTATTTGGGTGGAATCTTTGCTTCATGAGTTAGGAATCAAGCAACTTCGTATATCTTGTCTATGGTGTGATAACTTGGGAGCAACCTACCTTTCTGCTAATCCAGTGTTTCATGGTAGAACCAAACACATTGAGATTGATTTTCATTTTGTGCGTGAAAGGGTTGCAGAGAAGAAGTTGGATATACGGTTCATTCCATCTAAGGATCAAGTAGCTGATGGATTCACCAAAGCTTTGCCGGCCAAGTCTTTTGAAGAGTTCAAGAGAAATCTCAACATAGGATAGTTTAGATTAAGGGAGGGTGTTAGAGTTTGAGTAGTTTACTTCATGTAATCTTAAcctatctctatctctctctctctcgtatctCTCTCTATCTCTTATACCGAACCAGATTGGAGTTCTCTCTGGTCTCTCTTGTACGCCACGGCAAGGCATTGTTTGCCCCATATAAATATACACGACGCGGCTCCCTCGAGGAGTAGGAACGCTTATACCAAATCTTTCACAAATAACATTCTAGAAAATTAGTAGAAGCTCAGGTATTATGATACTAAATAGATAGCCGTATGTAAAGTCCTAATTAAACTTCAATCAATTTGAAAAAACATGCCAGTCTCCGTGGATCGTTCACCTGTAAATTTCATTTGAGATGTACGGGCAGAAGTTCTCATCATGAGGGAAAGAGGCCAAGGTGTTCTCCATGCTCTTCATATGTAGGCCTTCCCATCTATAAAAGTTAATGTTTGAATCCCATCAAAGAATCAACagaagaaaacaaaataaaacagtTGCATACCTTGTACATAGGTGGCTGGGATGGGCGGCTCGTTGAACAGACGCCTCTTCATGAGTTGGCAATCACCGGAGAAACCTCTACCTTAGCCTGGGAGCAGGCCATCGTCATCGACCGCAGTCTGACCCCTGTGGAGGAGAGCGTCGGGAGAGGAGCCTGCCGAGGATGACCATTGCCGCGGCGCGGAGCTTCGTGGGGGAGGGTGGCGCCATGAGGCAACGGCAGGAGGCACAAGGAGGAGTTGAAGGCGGAGGAGATGACGGGCAAAGCAGGTGAGAGCGTAcggaagaggaggaagacgagggagGGGTGTTGTGCTATGGGGTCGAGGGGAAATAGGGCTGGGTTTTTTTTGGAGTGGCGACTCATGTGAAGCAACGCTCACCTGGGGTACCAAACACGCGGAGGGCACGCGGCACACAAGGAGAGGCCTACCCCACACCTCGAAACACATTGGCCAGCCAACATCTGCCTGCCACGAGCCCACCAGTCATTAGACCTTAGAAAACAACAACTTGGTCAA
This sequence is a window from Aegilops tauschii subsp. strangulata cultivar AL8/78 chromosome 7, Aet v6.0, whole genome shotgun sequence. Protein-coding genes within it:
- the LOC141027538 gene encoding uncharacterized protein; this encodes MSSSAVGLNLGAPPTEKLARGNYLLWKAQVLPALRGAQVTGLLDGSDAAPPKTVEIAKADKTTAIEPNPLYGPWIAKDQQVLSYLLNSLTPEILAQVIGKESTLDLWTALTTIFAAQSQSRITNLRIAISNTKKGNMSSNAFITKMKSLGDELAAAGRPLTDGEMVDYILAGLDRDYDPVVAAVGAIKNSISVDDLFSQISAFDQRMEMLGDGPGFRSSANAMYRGRGQSRGRGGRGRRGRGRSDRAPSPPVRTGGNSGYQQRQRQPPPHQYQQQHEGDYPECQICYKYHAGGARDCWDRYKEDHQERKKVNLVTNSYGIDTNWYADSGATEHITGELDKLTMREKYHGGDQVHTVHEENGVQNGQDDQNPVQIDAIFDVYEEEAAGVEHEEDAAAPATPARRSALDHGRRSARDHAPVSRQGNQPSPARSASATSARMQGTGEDTGSPSSGAHMQGTGAPGSGFSAPDYSVDSAIASSGQATPGSTGSGTPARSAHMDGSPGSSATSQSLQSPVQQQEQPATTSRIMTRLQKGIRNPKIRRDGTIPYGMLCVSGEPARLNDALGDPKWRKAMDEEYDALMKNKTWHLVPSQRGKNIIDCKWVYRIKRKADGSIDRYKARLVAKGFKQRYGIDYEDTFSPVVKAATIRLVLAIAVSRGWSLRQLDVQNAFLHGVLEEEVYMRQPPGYENKQTPHYVCKLDKALYGLKQSPRAWFSRLSSQLKHLGFIPSKADTSLFIYNKANTMIFVLIYVDDIIVASSSQDATNALLRDLSSEFALKDLGDLHFFLGIEVKKTQDGIVLNQEKYATELLTRMGMKDCKPSPTPLSSSEQLSAYQGEPLNEEESTKYRSVVGALQYLTLTRPDISFAVNKFRRSSSTLVSAFSDADWAGCVDDRKSTGGFAVFFGSNLISWSAIKQATVSRSSTEAEYKSLANATAEIIWVESLLHELGIKQLRISCLWCDNLGATYLSANPVFHGRTKHIEIDFHFVRERVAEKKLDIRFIPSKDQVADGFTKALPAKSFEEFKRNLNIG